In a single window of the Streptomyces sp. HUAS ZL42 genome:
- a CDS encoding DUF6777 domain-containing protein has translation MALIATVVAAVLALALVVSHAPGTPHHQGEVFLEAAGTTGAHPFTEATTPDGDPPPAAPSPAAPAAGNAPRSLDGDTPGLYGGTRSATRCNVNQQITALRADASKKTAFASALGIEPSTVPHYLRTLTPLRLTSDTLVTNHGYQNGTATSYPSVLQAGSAVLVDDRGVPRVRCACGNPLAPPAAEQAPPRPAARPWPGYRPSHVVAVTPAPHPVHTFVTADLSPTDRSTRRHGDHRDKHESTTTPPPTHTPTASGQASTPPKENHSKDTSSKPPEKRSEDTSSPGPSRPPSSSPETPSAPSSQSSKPRAPNVVQPPSPPTSPSPAPESVAPPDSASSPAQVEPEQESPPPDSPPSG, from the coding sequence GTGGCCCTGATCGCCACTGTCGTCGCCGCAGTGCTGGCCCTGGCCCTGGTCGTCTCCCACGCCCCCGGCACGCCGCACCACCAAGGTGAGGTCTTCCTCGAGGCCGCCGGGACCACGGGCGCACACCCGTTCACGGAGGCGACCACGCCGGACGGCGATCCACCGCCGGCCGCGCCGTCACCGGCCGCCCCGGCCGCAGGCAACGCGCCGCGCAGCCTGGACGGCGACACGCCCGGCTTGTACGGCGGGACCCGCAGCGCCACCCGCTGCAACGTGAACCAGCAGATCACCGCCCTGCGCGCGGACGCGTCGAAGAAAACAGCCTTCGCCTCCGCGCTCGGCATCGAGCCCTCCACCGTCCCCCACTACCTGCGCACCCTCACCCCCCTGCGCCTGACCAGCGACACGCTGGTCACCAACCACGGCTACCAGAACGGCACCGCCACCAGCTACCCGTCCGTTCTGCAAGCCGGCTCCGCCGTCCTGGTCGACGACCGCGGCGTCCCCCGCGTGCGCTGCGCCTGCGGCAACCCCCTCGCTCCGCCCGCGGCCGAGCAGGCCCCGCCCCGACCGGCGGCCCGCCCATGGCCCGGCTACCGTCCCTCACACGTCGTCGCCGTCACCCCGGCACCCCACCCCGTGCACACCTTCGTCACGGCAGACCTCTCGCCGACGGACCGGTCCACCCGCCGACACGGCGACCACAGGGACAAGCACGAGAGCACGACCACGCCGCCGCCGACGCACACTCCGACCGCATCGGGCCAAGCCTCGACACCGCCGAAGGAGAATCACTCGAAGGACACGTCCTCGAAGCCGCCGGAGAAGCGCTCGGAGGACACCTCCTCGCCAGGACCCAGCCGGCCGCCGTCGTCCTCCCCCGAGACTCCCTCGGCTCCGTCGTCGCAGTCCTCGAAGCCTCGAGCCCCGAACGTCGTACAACCGCCCTCGCCTCCAACGTCCCCGTCCCCCGCACCTGAGAGCGTCGCGCCCCCGGATTCCGCCTCCTCGCCGGCTCAAGTCGAGCCCGAGCAAGAGTCGCCCCCGCCGGACAGCCCGCCCTCCGGGTGA
- a CDS encoding alpha/beta fold hydrolase, whose amino-acid sequence MAELLRSAVPDIEECVIEGVGHLLHVERARPVAEAMARFLARHPITS is encoded by the coding sequence GTGGCCGAGCTCCTGCGCTCCGCCGTGCCGGACATCGAAGAGTGCGTCATCGAGGGCGTGGGGCATCTCCTGCATGTCGAGCGAGCCCGGCCGGTCGCCGAGGCCATGGCCCGGTTCCTGGCCCGTCACCCGATCACGTCCTGA